In a genomic window of Sarcophilus harrisii chromosome 4, mSarHar1.11, whole genome shotgun sequence:
- the G6PC3 gene encoding glucose-6-phosphatase 3: MESTLGVGIAVAETLQRQLPWLEDVWLWVTFLGDPKCVFFFYFPLAYYACRHVGISVLWIALLSEWLNLISKWFLFGERPFWWVHESGYYSETPAQVHQFPVSCETGPGSPSGHCMITGAALWPIMIATSGQIAKRSRSRWMKLMPSLAYSTFLLAIGLSRIFILAHFPHQVLGGLIAGALLGWLMTPRVPVDRPVSFYGLTALALLLGASLIYWSLISLGIDLTWSIHLASKWCERPEWLHMETRPFASLSRDSGAALGLGIALHSPFYAQVRRVRLGILQQAACLVLVLGLLGLLNWLGNPPQLSLFYIFNFLKFTLWPCLVTALVPWLVHSLSAQEAPPAKSK, encoded by the exons ATGGAGTCAACTCTGGGAGTGGGCATCGCGGTGGCCGAAACTCTGCAGAGACAGCTGCCCTGGCTGGAGGATGTCTGGCTCTGGGTCACCTTCCTGGGGGACCCCAAGTGCgtctttttcttctacttccccTTGGCCTACTATGCCTGTCGCCACGTGGGCATTTCCGTCCTCTGGATCGCCCTGCTCTCCGAGTGGCTCAACCTCATCTCCAAGTG GTTCCTTTTTGGAGAACGGCCCTTTTGGTGGGTTCATGAATCTGGATACTATAGTGAAACACCTGCCCAGGTTCACCAGTTCCCTGTATCCTGTGAAACTGGGCCAG GTAGTCCCTCAGGCCACTGCATGATCACAGGAGCTGCCCTTTGGCCCATCATGATCGCCACCTCAGGCCAGATTGCAAAGCGAAGTCGAAG ccgCTGGATGAAGTTGATGCCCAGCCTGGCTTACAGCACATTTCTCTTGGCAATAGGACTTTCTCGGATCTTCATACTTGCACACTTCCCCCACCAGGTGTTAGGTGGTCTGATAGCCG GCGCTCTCCTGGGATGGTTGATGACTCCACGGGTACCTGTTGATCGGCCAGTCAGCTTTTATGGATTAACAGCACTGGCACTTCTGCTGGGTGCCAGCCTTATTTATTGGAGCCTTATCTCCCTGGGAATAGACCTGACTTG GTCCATTCACTTGGCTTCCAAATGGTGTGAGCGTCCAGAGTGGCTACACATGGAAACTCGACCTTTTGCTTCCCTGAGTCGGGATTCTGGAGCTGCCCTGGGCCTGGGCATTGCCTTGCACTCACCTTTCTATGCTCAAGTGAGGCGGGTACGGTTGGGAATCCTACAGCAAGCTGCTTGCCTCGTGTTGGTTCTAGGGCTGTTGGGGCTCCTTAACTGGCTGGGCAACCCACCCCAGCTCAGCCTCTTCTACATCTTCAACTTTCTGAAATTTACTCTTTGGCCCTGCCTGGTTACCGCCTTAGTGCCTTGGCTGGTCCACTCCCTCAGTGCCCAGGAAGCTCCACCTGCCAAATCCAAGTGA